The nucleotide window CCTGAGGACGCTGGATGCGATCCATGTGGCCAGCGCCGTGTCGCTGCGGGACGATCTGACCGCGCTGGTGACGTACGACCGCAGGATGCTCGAGACGGCGCGCGCCGAGGGCCTGGCCGCCCACGCCCCCGGTATGGCGGACTGACGCGGGCGCCTCGACTGTAGGGATCCGACAGCAGGCGGCGTGCGCCACTGTCACTGACCGAATGCCCACAGGACGGACCGGACCGATAGGTTTTCGAGGGAGCCCCCTGCCGCCCAGGTGGGCGGGCAGGTGTGCAGACCGCTAATGAAAGGGTGATCCGTTGAGCCGCTCGGTTCTCGTCACCGGAGGCAACCGGGGCATCGGCCTCGCCATCGCCCGCGCGTTCGCCGACAACGGCGACAAGGTCGCGATCACTTACCGCTCGGGTGAGCCGCCGTCCGGCTTCCTGGCCGTCAAGTGCGACATCACCGACTCCGAGCAGGTGGAGCAGGCCTACAAGGAGATCGAGGCCGAGCACGGCCCGGTCGAGGTCCTGATCGCCAACGCCGGCGTCACCAAGGACCAGCTCCTGATGCGTATGTCCGAGGAGGACTTCACCTCGGTCGTCGACACCAACCTCACCGGCACCTTCCGTGTGGTCAAGCGCGCCAACCGCGGCATGCTGCGTGCCAAGAAGGGCCGCGTCGTCCTGATCTCGTCGGTCGTGGGCCTCTACGGCGGCCCGGGCCAGGCGAACTACGCCGCCTCCAAGGCCGGTCTCGTCGGCTTCGCCCGCTCGCTCGCCCGTGAGCTCGGCTCCCGCAACATCACCTTCAACGTCGTCGCGCCCGGCTTCGTGGACACCGACATGACCAGGGTGCTCACCGACGAGCAGCGCGAGGGCATCGTCAAACAGGTGCCCCTCGGCCGGTACGCGCAGCCCGAGGAGGTCGCCGCGACGGTGCGGTTCCTCGCCTCGGACGACGCCTCGTACATCACTGGAGCCGTCATCCCCGTAGACGGCGGACTGGGAATGGGTCACTGATCACCATGAGCGGAATCCTCGAGGGCAAGCGCGTCCTGATCACCGGTGTGCTGATGGAGTCCTCCATCGCCTTCCACACCGCCAAGCTGGCCCAGGAGCAGGGCGCCGAGATCATCCTCACGGCCTTCCCCCGGCCCACGCTGACCGAGCGCATCGCCAAGAAGCTCCCCAAGCCCACCAAGGTCATCGAGCTCGACGTCACCAACGACGAGCACCTCGGGCGGCTCGCGGACATCGTCGGCGAGGAGCTGGGCGGCCTCGACGGCGTCGTGCACTCCATCGGCTTCGCGCCGCAGGACGCCCTCGGCGGCAACTTCCTGAACACGCCGTTCGAGTCCGTCGCCACCGCGATGCACGTCTCGGCGTATTCCCTGAAGTCGCTGACCATGGCCTGTCTGCCGCTGATGCAGAACGGCGGCTCGGTCGTCGGCCTCACCTTCGACGCGAAGTTCGCCTGGCCGCAGTACGACTGGATGGGCCCGGCCAAGGCCGCCCTGGAGGCCACCAGCCGTTACGTCGCCCGTGACCTGGGCAAGCAGAACATCCGCTGCAACCTCGTCTCCGCCGGCCCCCTCGCCTCCATGGCCGCCAAGTCCATCCCGGGCTTCGGCGAGCTGGCCGCCGTGTGGGACGACCGTTCCCCGCTGGAGTGGGACCTCAAGGACCCCGAGCCGGCCGGCCGCGGTGTCGTCGCCCTGCTGAGCGACTGGTTCCCGAAGACCACCGGCGAGATCATCCACGTGGACGGCGGGCTGCACGCGATCGGCGCGTGAGCGCTGCCGCTGTGCTCTGACCACAGGCCGAGGGCCCGTGTCCACCAAGGACGCGGGCCCTCGGCCTGTCCCCCGTTCGGCCCATCAGTCCGGGCACCGGGGACCGTGCGCCGCGCACGCTGGACCTGTACCGCCCCGTAGCCGCTCGGCCGAGGAGGTCTCCCTTGTGCGCCTGTCCCACAGCTTCGCCCTCGTGGCCGTCGCCGTCGCTCTCGCTGTATCCCTCCCGTCCGAGGCGACACCACACGCGCGCGTGGAGGCCGAAAAGCTGCACGCGCGTGTGGAGGCCGGAAAACCCGATCCCTTCGGCGCCGCCTGCCGCACCCTCGTCACAGGCTCCGAGGTGACCGCGACCTGCTACAACCCCTACGCCGACACCGACCACGTACGGCTGCACATCGAGTGCGACCGGTGGTGGGACATCGACAGCGACGGCGCCCCGGTCGAGGCGGGTCCCGCGCGGACCGTACGGCTCACCGGGCGCTGCTGGAAGGAAGTCCGCTCGGCGTGGGTCAGCCACCAGCGGATGGAGGCGTGAACGGGCCGGGGCGGCAGTGGAAGGGATAACCTGCCGCCTCCGCCGCCGCGGTCTCCGCGTCACCCGCGCGGATCGCGTCCAGCAACGGGGCGTGGTCCATGTACGTCTCGGGGGTCAGCTCCTCGCCCACGTCGCCCCGGAGCCAGTCGCGCAGCACCTCGCCCAGATCCGCGTAGACGGCCGTGACGACGTCGTTGTGGGACGCGGCCACCACCGCCAGGTGGAACGTCGCGTCGGCCGTCACGAAGGCCTCCGCGTCGCCTGACGCCCACGCCTCCTCACGCCGCACCAGGAGCGCGTCGAGCTGCTTCAGATCCTTCTCCGTGCGCCGCTCGGCGGCCAGCTTCGCCGCGCTGGACTCCAGGGCGGACCGCAGCTCGGCCACGTGCCCGGGGTCGGCGTCCGCGAATCGGCGGTGCATCACGCCCGCCAGCTCACTGGTCGCGACGACATAGGTGCCCGAGCCCTGGCGGATGTCCAGCAGCCCGTTGTGCGCGAGCGCGCGGACGGCCTCCCGGACCGTGTTGCGGGCGACCCCCAGCTGTTCCACCAGCTCCGGCTCGGTGGGGATACGGGAGCCGACCGGCCACTCGCCCGAGGTGATCTGGTTTCGCAGCGCGGCGATGACCTGCTCGGACAGCGCGGATCGACGGGGGTGGCTCAACGGCATGGCACACCTTCCCACGGGCCGGACGACAGGGAGCCGCCGGGAGATGGACAGTCAATCATCCTATGATTCTATGATGGGTGGCATGGCGAGCGAGGAAACCCGGGCGACGACATCCACAGCCGCACCCGTGCGCAGGCGCGACTCGGCGGCGCCCGAGCCCGCGAAAACGCCCTCCACGCGCGCGTGGCCCCTGCCGCTGCTCGTCGCGGGCATCGTCCTGACGGCCCTCAACCTCCGGCCCGCCATCACCAGCCTCGGCGCCCTCCTCGAAGAGGTGCGCGACGGGCTCGGCATGAGCGGCAGCGCCGCCGGACTGCTCACCTCCGTACCGCCGCTCTGCTTCGCCGCCTTCGGTGTCATGGCCCCACGGCTCGCCCGCCGCTTCGGTCCGGCCGCCGTGGTCTGCGCCGGCATGGTCGCGATCGCCGTGGGCCTCGCGATCCGGCCGTACGCCGGCGGCACGGCGGGCTTCCTCGCCGGGAGCGCCCTCGCCCTCATGGGCATCGCCGTCAGCAACGTCCTGATGCCGGTCGTCGTCAAGCGCTGGTTCCCGGACCGGGTGGGCTCCATGACGGGCCTGTACTCCATGGCCCTCGCCCTCGGCACCGCCTCCGCCGCGGCCGTCACGGTCCCCATGACGAAGGCACTGGGCGGCCACTGGCAGGCCGGGCTGGCCGTCTGGGCGGGGCTCGCGGCGACGGCCGTCGTGCCGTGGATCCCGTTCCTACGCGCGCGTGGAACCCTCGCCCCGGCGCCCGCGGCCACAGCCCGGGCCTCCGACGGCCTGCGCGTCGCCCGCAGCCGTACCGCCTGGGCGCTCGCCGTCTTCTTCGGGCTCCAGGCCACCGCCGCGTACATCACGATGGGGTGGATGGCGCAGATCTTCCGCGACGCCGGGGTCCCCGCGGGCCGAGCCGGGCTGCTGCTCGCCGTCACGATGGTGATGGGCGTACCCCTGGCCTTCGTCATCCCCCGGCTCGCCAGCCGCCTGCCCCATCAGGGCCCGATCGTGGTCGCGCTGAGCGTCTGCGGACTCCTCGGGTACGCCGGCCTGTACGTCGCCCCGGCCGGCGGTGCCTGGGCTTGGGCGCTGCTGCTCGGCGTCGCCAACTGCGCCTTCCCGTTGGCCCTCACCATGGTCGGCATGCGGGCGCGTACCGGCGCGGGCGTCGCCGAGCTGTCGGCGTTCGCCCAGAGCACCGGCTATCTGATCTCGATCCCGGGCCCGCTCCTCGTCGGCGTCCTCTACCAGCACAGCGGCGGCTGGGGCCTGCCTCTGGCCCTGATGGCCGGCCTGATGATCCCGCAGATCGCGGCGGGCGTGCTGGCGGGCCGTGACCGCGTGGTGGAGGACGAGGCGACCCGCTGACGCGCGCCCGGCGGGGGCCCCGGGCACACCCCGGCGGGTCCGCCTCGGGTCAGGGGTGCGAGACTGCTCCCATGCCAGTGCTCGACCCGAACCCCAAGAACGGCCAGAAGAAGATGCTGATCGTCTTCGGCTCGTTCTTCGCCATCTTCGTCATCATCGGGATCATCGCGCAGATCGCCTCGCCCTGACTCCCCGGCCCCACCCGCGACCGCCGTGGTGGGGTTAGCCCCCCATCCCCTAGGGGGCGAGTCTCAGGGTGAAGTGGGTGGATCACCGGATGGGTTGAAGGTCTCCGATTCCGTAAATTCGAAGTGTGGCCGCGACGAGGCGACCACGCGGAGCCCCCACCCGGGCACTCGGAGACACGGAGGCGGCATGTCGTCCCGCACGCACACCCGACCCCACCCGGCGAGCACGGGCGGCGTGGACACCCGGCTGCCCTGGTGGGCACTCGCCCTTCCCACTCTCGGGTTCATCCTCCTGCTGCTGATCCTCAACCCCGCCGACGCCCAGGCGGCGAGCGGCGACCCCGCCATCAGCGGCCTCGTCGAGCACATACGGCAGACACTGCTGCACCACGCATCGTGAC belongs to Streptomyces graminofaciens and includes:
- the fabI gene encoding enoyl-ACP reductase FabI gives rise to the protein MSGILEGKRVLITGVLMESSIAFHTAKLAQEQGAEIILTAFPRPTLTERIAKKLPKPTKVIELDVTNDEHLGRLADIVGEELGGLDGVVHSIGFAPQDALGGNFLNTPFESVATAMHVSAYSLKSLTMACLPLMQNGGSVVGLTFDAKFAWPQYDWMGPAKAALEATSRYVARDLGKQNIRCNLVSAGPLASMAAKSIPGFGELAAVWDDRSPLEWDLKDPEPAGRGVVALLSDWFPKTTGEIIHVDGGLHAIGA
- the fabG gene encoding 3-oxoacyl-[acyl-carrier-protein] reductase, whose amino-acid sequence is MSRSVLVTGGNRGIGLAIARAFADNGDKVAITYRSGEPPSGFLAVKCDITDSEQVEQAYKEIEAEHGPVEVLIANAGVTKDQLLMRMSEEDFTSVVDTNLTGTFRVVKRANRGMLRAKKGRVVLISSVVGLYGGPGQANYAASKAGLVGFARSLARELGSRNITFNVVAPGFVDTDMTRVLTDEQREGIVKQVPLGRYAQPEEVAATVRFLASDDASYITGAVIPVDGGLGMGH
- a CDS encoding CynX/NimT family MFS transporter yields the protein MMGGMASEETRATTSTAAPVRRRDSAAPEPAKTPSTRAWPLPLLVAGIVLTALNLRPAITSLGALLEEVRDGLGMSGSAAGLLTSVPPLCFAAFGVMAPRLARRFGPAAVVCAGMVAIAVGLAIRPYAGGTAGFLAGSALALMGIAVSNVLMPVVVKRWFPDRVGSMTGLYSMALALGTASAAAVTVPMTKALGGHWQAGLAVWAGLAATAVVPWIPFLRARGTLAPAPAATARASDGLRVARSRTAWALAVFFGLQATAAYITMGWMAQIFRDAGVPAGRAGLLLAVTMVMGVPLAFVIPRLASRLPHQGPIVVALSVCGLLGYAGLYVAPAGGAWAWALLLGVANCAFPLALTMVGMRARTGAGVAELSAFAQSTGYLISIPGPLLVGVLYQHSGGWGLPLALMAGLMIPQIAAGVLAGRDRVVEDEATR
- a CDS encoding FadR/GntR family transcriptional regulator, with product MPLSHPRRSALSEQVIAALRNQITSGEWPVGSRIPTEPELVEQLGVARNTVREAVRALAHNGLLDIRQGSGTYVVATSELAGVMHRRFADADPGHVAELRSALESSAAKLAAERRTEKDLKQLDALLVRREEAWASGDAEAFVTADATFHLAVVAASHNDVVTAVYADLGEVLRDWLRGDVGEELTPETYMDHAPLLDAIRAGDAETAAAEAAGYPFHCRPGPFTPPSAGG
- a CDS encoding SGM_5486 family transporter-associated protein; translated protein: MPVLDPNPKNGQKKMLIVFGSFFAIFVIIGIIAQIASP